CAGCGGGCTCCACCTGGCCCATGCCGCAGAGCTGCTGATGCGTGCCGGACTGCTGGCTCTCACCCCCGCCACCACGGAGCAGGCCAGCCTGGGCGCGCAGAGCAGCCAGCCAGCTAAGAAAGAGGCTGCGGAGGCTAAGGGCGGAAAAGGAGATGGCGAGGGAGGCGGGTCTGGGCCagaggaggacgaagaggacTCCTCTGGATGCAGCACTGACTTCCAACCCTTCCTCGGCGCCTGGTTCCCCTTCAGCCCGGCTCTGTTCCCTCTGGCGGGCTTTCAGATGGGGGGAGGCCACTGGAGGAGCACGGCGGTGGGAGCGGAGGGCATAGAAGGTCTGGTAGCTGAGGGCTACTCCCCCAGCTCGCTGGGCGGGGGCGGCGCGGGGcgaaggaagaggaagaggtgcGGGGAGTGCGTGCCCTGCCGACGTCAGACGAACTGCGAACAGTGCAGCAGCTGCCGCAACCGCAAGAGGGGACACCAGATCTGTAAATACAGGAAGTGCGAGGAGTTGAAGAGGAAGCCCGGGGGTCCTGGGTTCGACAGCAGGGTGTCCGGGTTTGATTTAAGGGGCTCCGATTTTACTTTGGGTCTGGCGCAGGAGAGAAGCAACGGGACCCTGGACGGATAGTAGCTCCTGCGTTGGCAGAGGCTGGTCGGATGATTGTTGGGAGCTGTAGTTTACGGGACACCACAATAACATGCTCGGACTGCGGTACAAAGCTCCGTTTAAGAATGTCCACACCTGTTTCCATCCTTTCTTTTGACAATCAGTGAATATGGGAGAGGAGGAAATAGAAAAGAAGGATACCAATGTGCGTCAATATTTAGATGACAACAAAAATGCCTGTACATAAGACTGTAAATATCTGGAAAACATTATGTCCTTTTTTTACATTGCTTTCCAGTTTGGATGTACCGTGCTTCAGCATAAAGACGGAGCcaaaatggggttttttttgttgttgtttctatgGAGGAGTTTCTTGCTTCTGTTGTTCTGACGTCACTGCATCAGTAAGAAATGAATGAGTTCAGCCTTGGCTAAGTTATTTCCTGTGCTACTTGTACTGTATAGCTCTGTTTGcccttttgaaataaaagaagtttGCCATGTGCTACTTGTGTATGAGGTTTGTGCCGCTCCTATATGCCTGGGTTCATTTCTAATTGACTGTTTGGAGCCATGTTTGAGTTTGCTCTTGCACATGGGCTCTACCGTGTCGGTGCAGTTGTTTACCTCTTGAAGACCTCTTCTGGTGTCATTGCTGAACCTTTGAAGACCCGTAAGGTTTATTGGGACCAAAGGTCAGTCCAAGTGCAACAGACAATAGTTTTGGGGTTCGGGTTAGGGTTCAAATGTGTACCAAGATCTGGGTTTATGGCTGTGATTGGTTAGGGTCTGGCACAAATGGGAGTTACTGACGCAAATGGAAGTCAGTACAATTTCCTGATATGTTTAGAAATACCAGCTAGTGCAAGTGTATACGGGTATGTTACCTACCTTTTCTGGCATGGTCACCGGCCGTTTCAAGACCCTATGAGGACCAAAGCCTGGTCTAAATTGGGTGAAGCATCTCTTTTACGGTTAGGCATTGTTAGGGCAAAGGTCATGGCTAGGGGTTGGATTTGGCACAAATAAGGTTACTGAATTAATTGGAAGTTAATACAATTTCCGTATATGGTTAGAAACACAAACTAGCACAAGTGTATTCAGGtatgttattttgtttgagCCTTTTCTTGTACAGCTACCTGTCTTCTTAAGACAATGTGGACCAAGGCCTGGTGTTAGTGGGGTGAAGTGTCTCTttttgggttagggttaggccTCGGGGTTGTGCTAGGGTTAGGCACAAATGGGGTTTCAGGAACGAACTGAAGTCAACACAATGTTCTAATAAGACTAGGAACACAAacttgtgtgtatgtgtgtgtttgaggtggTGTGGATTATGAGTCACCTAATGGTGTGGCTGAGAGCCTTATCGCAACCCcacagacgcacacacacacacacctacacgcCGCTTTGGCACGTCCGCACGCTTGGGGTAAACCTGACATGCACACACAATCACAACACCACCTTATTTCTCCCTCTCTACGTTCTTCTAAGCATCACATCCAAacacacagatttttaaaagcaaaaaaaacaaaaaaacaaccacagccAGCTGGACTGAGGCTACAGGGAGgcgcttttcttcttcttcttcttcttcttcttcttcttcttcttctttttttttttttctccccccctaCCCCCTCTCTCCCCTTCTCTCCTCGCTGCCGTAACGATGGCTGATGTGATAAGACCTTCTTCCTCGGCGCCACACTCCAGGGGACCGCAGGGAAGacgtaaccatggcaacggcCGGCCCGAGGTGTCACGCTATAATTGGGCCACGGCTGCACTTCCTGTGAGCCTTCAGTCAGGGGATCGCAGAGGGACCGCGCGCGCGTATCAATGTGTGCGAGCGTGCagctgtgtgcgtgtgtgtgtgtgtgtgcgtgcgcgtgtTTTGTCAggcacacacagagagagagagagagagagagagaaagcgcTGCACGCCAGCCAACGCAGGACACTGCCAACTCATGGAGAAAAAGCAGCGAGCTCCAACATCACGCTATTACAACGCTCCCACTGAATGAGAAACACAGTCTTTTAGTTTGAGCCCACAGTGTAGTGTTTCTTCATCTCCCAGACAAAAGGGGAATTTCAAATTCTTGGATCTGCAgcccccccaccaccacacacacacacacacacacctcccctTCTCTCTTCAGTGCCTTTTCTAGTGATTTGAAGCttaatcccccccccccaacctaCCGCCACCCTCCCTGGTCTtgacacacacatgcgcacacacactcgcacagacacacacacaccggaaATCTGTGTCACCCGCTGCCCAGCAGGTCCAGTGACTCCCTGAACGCCTGCAGTCTGGCTCCACTGGCCTGCAAGATggcaggagaggaggaggaggaggagaggagagggcaggatagaggagaggaggaagggggagggttcagagagagagagttagTGGGGGAGAGGAGGGGGGTGGAAAGCGGATCTGGGATGGGGGGCGGGAGGAGGGGGGAGGGGGTATGGTGAAGGGCAGATAGAGCAGAGGGGTGGTAGGTTGGTTGGTGTCGGGGGTGGAGGGGGTTGTAGGGGTCAGGGTAAGAGAGTGGCTGAAAcatgggggagaaaaaaaaagatgaaaagcaGGCCACagggggagagaaagagagagagagagagaggggacaCGCGGGGAGGAGGACGGGGAGATGGACAGCAGGGGATGAAGATAACGCGGGCCCAAACAAAgagacggggggggggggagatgAGCGCGAGATCCGGGCCGGAACGCGGAGATGCCGGGGTAACGATAGACGCAGCGTCCGGAGCTCCGGTGTGCGCCGTCACAAAAACCCCCGTGGAGCTTACATATGTTAGCAGCACTCTGGAGGGGGAAAaactcttctctctctctctctctctctctctctctctctctctctctctctctttctcacacacactgcagtgGAGCAACCTGCCAGCCCCAAGGCAACCTGCACTGCTGCTGGGCGGACCCTCACTCAGGAGCCAGTCCTTTGAAATGTTGGCCACAGCAGTTCGCTAAGACACTGTGTCTcattgtgaatgtgtgtgtgtgtgtgttttctcctcctctggtTGTATTCTCACTGTAGCAGCCTCGCGGCAGCCGGCCTCTTCCATCCGtctgtgtgttgttgttgttgttgtttatttttttccggTTTTATTCTTCGAGCTAactcccaaacacacacacacaatggtCTTCTTACATCTCcacgaaaaaaaaaacctcttgcTCATCTGCCCCTCAGGTGATATTTTGGTGACACAGAGGCCAAAGGGGTCTCTTGACCTTTGACACTTAAATCTGTTAAAGGTGGATACAGAATAAGCTGAAATCTCAAACAACACTAGGTCTGTCTCGTTTGGCTGCTTCccgaagcagaaaaaaaaagtgagataaacgtaaaaaagaaaaaaaaaagagagagagagacgcaTTTATTCTTGGTGATGATGGGTACGCAGAAATCTGTTAATCTTTAGCtcgctgctctttttttttttttttttttttaaaggcacgACGGTTCCAGGAAGTTAAAGCAAAGCGATAACACCTGCTGGCTGCAGGGATGTTTCATCATGGCTTGTCTGGAAGCCACCTCATGATGTCCAACTGACGTTTTCCCCTCCGTTACTAAGCAGGAACACTCTTTCACTACGCACTTCAACAACGGTTTAAATGTAATAGAACCCGGCGAGGtgtttaaacattacattttaataaatgaatctgCAACAGGTTCATCTTTACCAATGACCTTCAACTGTTGATCTAAATCAGCTGAGAAATGTCATGTTGTTAGCATTAAATTACATTGAGGATATGTAATATgtggaagaaaatattaaaacaaattgtggatataaaaaaaaaaaaacttaattactCATCTAGCGAAACCCGTAAGTCAGAATGCAAACATAATGTCAGCTAGCAAGTGTCTGTCAACTCTCGGAAGCTAGCACAGTGCTAGCATGCTAACAATGGGTAACTGGCGTCGCAAAAACAATTTCAAGCTGTGACGTAAGACATGAGATGTGACACGTTGTTGGccagcagcaaaagaaaagttaaggagaatctaaatatgtgaaaataatataaatcatgtttttttttttaaattctcaattccatttacaaaataatacttTCCACTTTGACAGTTTAATTATAagccaaaattaaaataataataaaaagttttgtgaaaacTCAAttatttaagacaaaactgaacTCATTAACAGGACGCTAACTTGCTGCATTCAGCAGGTTAGCTGCCAAGTCATGCTTGCTAGCCGTGTTGCCATGCTAACGGCTGCTAATTAGCACAACAGACAAACTTATGATGGGACTCGAGCTTAAAGCTGAGTTCAGCAGTGTCATTCATTTGCACCAGTTGAATGCAAGCtacaaaaaaatcatacattttccatttatgaaaagtaattagatttttatctctttttaagatgtttattGGAGGGCCTACATGCCACAATTGCCAAAAGTCTACTATGAATTCTTACAAGATTAATTTAGGTGAAGCTGTTTAATGGTAGAGCTTATTTTtgactaaataaatacaattaaaaatctgGGATTGACAGCAAGTCAAAACATTTGCCAGAATAGACAGATTTCTACCTTGTTCAGTAAACAAGTCCAAAGTCCagttaattaataaaatgtactAGTTTTGCCTGAAATAATGAGCTCCTAACTGTAGCATACTGTCTGCATTAACATCTTGCGATCCTAATAACATGGTTTCAATGACTGACGGAGTTCAGCAGCAACAGTATGACGACAAGGACAAATTTGCACTATTTTCCTTGACTGAGTTTTGTTTCTTACCATCTCTTTTAAGTCACTTAAGATGTTAAACgacatttgaataaattattCTGCAACCTGGGACCATTCAGTCACCTAATGGCTGATTACTAGTGATTTAATCTCCCTTTGTTGGCAtgcttttcaaagctgctgCCAGTTTCTGCTCTGCCGACTCTCCCTCTGTCTGTTTAACCCTCATTCGGTTCCCACAACAACTGTCACAGCCGAGGCACTCTCAAGGCCAATTACCGTGACTGGCTATATCATATTTGAATGAGGCAATTTCAGTTCGAATCTTTCACTCAGCCGTTTGTGGAATTTGCTCTTTAAAAAGCTGCATAAACGCCTTTATTAATCACTTATTGAAGAAGAGGAATATGCCGGGCTAAGTGAGGGAGTTTCCctaaatgtgacttaaaaagTAGTTTTGCTAATCCTACGTTGTTATGTTGTGTTGCGAAGTATCCCTCACTCTTACATGACAAAGATTTTTGTTAGACTAACACAAAGCTGTGGATAATTGTCAAGcgaatgtaaaacaaaacttttctttttttttccaaaagaaaaatctcaaaagtgtggtgtgcatttgcattcagcctTCTTTGTCCCAATGGTGAAAATGACAGAATCTTCCATTTATTTACCATTGAGCATTCGAAACAAAACAGCGCACATGTCCCTGAATACATCATTCACCtggtgaaacacggtggtggcagcatcatgctgtgctGATGCTCTTCTTCAGCAAGGATAGGGTTGCTGGAGGCAATCAATGTAGCTAAGGTAACCCGAGAGGAAAGCCTTTTAGGAACTGCAAAAGAGTTGGGACAGGAGAGTAGGTTTGTCTTTTAGCATGCTAACTACTCTTAGCATAGAGCTAAAGCCACAATAGGATACTTTAGatctaaaatcaattaaaaaagaGATGTGATCCTAGATGTGCGAAGCTAATAACAACAATCCTCCACAGACTTGAGTCAgtagtcagatttttatttgtaaaacaaaaatgtcaaaaagccTGTGTCATTTTCCCTTCACTTTGTGTTTAAACCAAATCTGAGTGTAAAACagtgatgtttgtggttgtgatgtgacagaatgtttttaagaaaaagacatttttcacagtaTTATAACGTAATTGATAAACTTGTTCAAATCATTAAATACTTTGTAATGACCACTCTTCTCTCTGATGTCATTTGTAGTTTCCCGAGGAGTCGCCAACACGACCTCAGCTAGCTACCTGCTAGCCCCCGCTAGCATCCATGGACCCGAACCATCTACAGTGGGCCAACTGCATTACAAGAAGTCAATAACGGGCACTTTCTAAGAGAACAAAGATGAAGCGACTCCTACAATGCTTTGCTGGGAAACCCAACACTGTCCTACTATATATAGCGGGGCTTTTCACACTGTGTGCATGACTGCTTGTGTTAAGTCACATGATTCAAGATATATGGGTGGATAGAcaggctcacacacacacactcacaggcACACGGGCTGATGGCGTGGAGGAGGTGAGGGAATGTGGTGAGGTTTATTGAGTTGAGTGTGACGTTTTTCTTCCCGTGACCAGACTCTCATTTGCTCTGTCTCCCCAAGCGTCTCGGCCTCTGTCTCAGCCCAAACCACATGCTAATCAGCTCTCCGCGCCGTCCGTTTGATCTCCACCAGGCGCTTTTCTGATGCATCCCGCTGAATAGATAATCACTGTGCAAATCACCGATAAAACTCGGCTACGTTGTTGTCGCATCtatctaaaaattaaaatctaagaAGGGAAAAAACACGCAGAATACAGTTAACGTGTTACGATTTGTTCCTTTTTCCTGAGATAGACAACAGATAAATAGCACAAATACTTATATTTGGgtataatacaaaaaaacaaacaaaaaaacaaaaacaaaacatcagcagAGCCAGCATGAGCAGGGATTCAACTGGTGACCAAGTAAAGTGAACACATGACCCACAAGTTAGGTAGTAACTACATCTCAAACAAACCATAAAATACAAAGACTGTTGCTTCTGTTCTGTGTGGCTTCACGCTTTTCACAGCTTCTAATATCTGATGGAGTGTGGCGCTGTCCACACTCGGGGTTCTGTTGGAGTCTGTACAGAATTTGCTAAACATGTTATGACAAAAATTATGCCAAGAAGATTTTCTTTCTTGGATGATaggaattacatttttcatttaaaaaaaaaaaagtaaaataaacagaactatAGCTTCACCATATGGCTACACCTGTTCTACCACtctcaatttgtttttgtttttaaaaaaaaatctgactacAAATTTTGAAGTTTCAGATAATTATAGTTTGTACGTGAAGTCGCGAGCTCTCTGGGGCACCCTGCTGGCTCGGAGGTGTCATGTCTTGGGCTGGCTCCAGCACGTGATCACAGGTGTCTGACTCAGGTGTATGACAGGTGAGTGTTCAGGATTAAAACTAAACGTTGCGCCTAAATACACAGAGACTAgaatttcttgtaaaaaaaaacaaaatccttctCAGTGGATGACAACAAGCAGGTATCATGAGCTTAAAGATTCAACAAGTTTTTATACAAACAGGTTTGCTTCTCTTTCTGAGCTCCTTTAATTACCCCAGCACAACTGTTTCTTTGTTAAGGATGAAGACGATGCAAACTGTGCTTGTGGTAGCCACAGCTGAGACAAGAAGATGAAGAGATCTCATCAGGCAGCGCAAGCTTCATGCCATCCTAGTGCAAAATATGTAAGTGtcttcttattttaaatataggCATCTTCAGGCCTGTATTCCAGTCTATAAAGTCAACTTCATTGTGGAGGTTTGTCCTGTTTTAACTATGCTAATATATCCCTTTGTGCCTCCCAGGCCCCGCAGTATCACTTGGCCGTTGTTTAATGCTAgcgttagcatgctaacatatACAGGAGAATGactgaatatgtaaaaataatatgtaGGCATCCTCTTGCTTCACATATAGGCATCCTCAGGCACGTATTCCAATCGATAAAGTCCACTTTATTATGGaaattttgtacagttttaacTGCTCTAACTTGCGTTTGTGCTTCCCAGGCCTTCTGTATCATTTAGCTAACACTTAATACTAgcgttagcatgctaacacGTCCAGAAAATCGCATTTAACGTCATAGCTTGCTAATGTGTTGATTGGCTCACTAAACGACACCAGAAAGTGCAAATTTAAGgctataaatatttatttgggaATGTCAATATCTAAAGTGCTGCTGAAATTTTCCCCATAGAGCAAAATTAAGAGAAATAGATGTCCTATtgaaagttttctttattttaaaaaaaaaaaaaatccttttctcTAAAAGTAAAATGTGGTTGAAAAGTTAAAGTTGAAACTTGTTACACATAAAGAGATCTATTTTATAATATGGTTGAAAAGATGTTTAGAGTTGATCAATCGAGCCAACATATTGACATATTTTCTGGGCTAAATTCAGAAATTGACAGAGTAGCCAAACTCGTGTTGGGAGAGTTAGAAGATAGTGAGATTTAAGACAGCTTCTTGCTAACCTTGTATTAAACAACTTCCCTTGTGGCTGAGTGGCAGCTCAAACATGAACCATTAAGTCATTTGCAATGGAGTATGAAATATGAATCAACAAAGAGGCGTTGCTGTCCAGAAACTGCTCAGTGGTTTTGTTCTAACACTTGGACAAGTTCTTGAGCAATATATCTGGAGCCTCAAGGGCTCCTGATGAGCAGGTCGGTGCTTGTCAGCGAACGAGTGCAAGGGAGCGTTCCCTTGTGAATGTTGAGATGTGTAATTAAATAGTCTAAAATCCCTTTAAGGATAAAGGTACAAGAAGTCCGTTTCACTGTGAgtccatttgttttatttcattcccAGGATCCGCTGAAAAGACAGAACGCCCAGAGCTTATATGAATATGAACATGAATGAATATATGTGACTGATTGACGCTTTTTGGTTTCCAACTTCAGCAAAGGTCATCCCAGTATAAAACCACTGTGTTTTTCCATTCAGCAGCGTGTTTGTGTCCACGTCCTGTGGACATGTCCCCCCTCAGTGTCTGCCTCGAGATCACAGACTCTGCGAAAATATAAGAGTCTGAATTTCAGTTTCCCCCACTTTAAGTACACAGTCTCGCTCTCCTCCACAGACGCTTCTCCATCTGCAGGTGGAAATTTTAAATTAGGTTCTTGGAAAAGTTCAAAAAAGGACacttgtccttttttttttttttactttttcttttgcagtgtATTTATCCCCCACTTGGGTCCTCAAGCAGGAGTACAAATGAGCTGCGGTGTTTGCGTCAGCTCCCACTCCTCAGGGGTCGGGCGTGTTGACGTACGGGAGGCTGGAGACACGGCGGCTTCTTAATGGACCAGCGCCGTGCCGCTTTTCTGTAGATGAGCCGGTTTGACAGGAATGGGTGGTTTTTTGCAGGCGGGTGGTTTGCTGCAGGCATCGTCCGCAAACGCCTTCTTGAGATGAGCCACACGACCTTCGTTTTCTGACGTCTCTCTGCGCCACCGAgtttctgaagaaaaagaaaaaaagagagagcgaAAGATCAGAAGAGTTCCAGGAATTATTCCTCTGTTGGTTTTGACTAAGAGAAATTTCAGTTACGGTAGATGAGGAAGAACTGAGCAGAATAGTCATAACCTGGGTGAAGTTCAAATTACAACAAACCTTAATGTTTTTATAGGGTTTTTATGCAATGGGCCAACATAAAGTGGTGTATAATtgtaaagaggaagaaaatgatgtatggttttctatatttttagcaaataaaaatcagcaaagGGTGGCAAGTCTTTGTATTTAAGGTGCCCATTCTTTTTGGCAAAATCACTCAAACTCAAACTGACTGGCACAATTTTCAAGTCCTGCAACCgaatttcatttggattttggtCTAGACTTTAATTTGATATTCTACTGCAACTCTGGCTACATGTTTAGGGTCctgttggaaggtgaaccttcaCTCCAATGTCAATACTTTTGTAGCCTCTAAGCCAAAGACCGGTATATCCGTGGTCCTCCACACCTTAATCATCTGTAGCCTCATTAGCTTAAGCCTGGTAGcaaccagccccttgttctacgctttgcttaGTAAAGAGCATCTGGGATATTAAATATTGAGAAACATCACGTTCTGCAGGCGTGGCctctgttaaagttttaaatgttatctAATTGCTAATGTTCGGTCGGGCCGTATATAATGTGCCAGTTtgacgctatgaagcttaccagaaattgcctGCCCTATAAACAACCCACTTCCGAGAGAGAAGTGCCGATCCAAACGAGGCGGCTGTTTGTGtcaattcaatattttaaagtgtgaccaacacggactgaacagcattgttcacttcctccgctgtcaTTGccaaaactacaggcagactacagtTCAGTAGTCTGCACAGAAAATTGacgtcattgttcacaacttcaACATCTGCtcgctgattggcccggtaGCAAAACTACAGGAGGAATCcaaataaatgggaaaaagcCCAGATGGGCACTGAAGGAAGATTTGCGTGGAAAGGCAATGACCAGGCAGCCTTGGCTGTCAATCAGGTTCCATATTGCCCttctaatgacctaattatttgaTATGGTTGTGATGAAAATGAGACTCCTGCTGTAATGGGTTTCTTCTAGGGTTGACCTGTATTTAAATCAATGAATGTCTCACTGTTGGAATGGTGTGTTCAGGATGATGTGAAAGTTAGAATTTCCTTCTTTCACATTGTTTGAGTGACTAGTGGCACGCTTCCTACATATaactttagttttcattttgcagtgttttcatCCACACACATTCACTGTGTATTGTGGCAACTTTATATGGCCTTTTTCTTGCTACTCTTCCGTGAGGACTAGAAGTGATTGTCTTGTCAACAGATTTCCCCACCTGAGCACACGATCTTTCCAGTGACAAGCTATTTGGCAGTGGGATACCTTGAAGTTTGTAGctacaaatgtgaaaatgttcaagaggTGTGTACACTTTAGCGAGGTGCTGCATATTTCAGCTCCTATAGGCAGGAATCATCCTTCTCTCACCTCCATCCTGTGGAGTGACTCTTTCTGCTTCTGACTGGTGGCTTTGTAGCAACAGGCTTCTACGAAAATGCGGCCTGTAGACGAGGTTCAGGTCAATTTCGTTCTCCGAGCTGTCGTCGTCGTCGGGGTCCTTGGGGTCCTCATCAGTGCTGCAGTCCGCCACCTCCTCCTCAGACGACTGGTTGATTAGTGTACCTGGATCCTCCTGCGTGTGATTGAGGATATGCTGATCAGAATCCAACGGCCGTTTTTGTATTCTAAAACCCGCCTCCCACATACAAACTCACACGGAGGGGGACTCACATTAACATCTGTGAGAGGGAGCTTGGCATCGTCTTTGATGCTGAGCTGCTGGGCATCACTTCCTGGCAGCAGGTCCGCCGTCTGGATGCAGTTCCTGTTATCACTGAGGAGTCTGTAAGGGAAAGATAtccattgttgtttttgcagacCTCCCAGCTTACGGATAAATATTTTGACCTGAGCATAGCAAAACGGGTAATATTACAACCGTTAGCTTAGAATCATGTTATTTTAGAAAgcaatttcttttattgtt
This Xiphophorus hellerii strain 12219 chromosome 23, Xiphophorus_hellerii-4.1, whole genome shotgun sequence DNA region includes the following protein-coding sequences:
- the cxxc5b gene encoding CXXC-type zinc finger protein 5, which produces MSTAVDIAGPSSPDQAHSSAKIPNEPLRPSLKRSSHPYSLSHYISTPSPAVDVKGLIQPSPAQEQRPAQPSKPRRAPSWPDMWESPSGLHLAHAAELLMRAGLLALTPATTEQASLGAQSSQPAKKEAAEAKGGKGDGEGGGSGPEEDEEDSSGCSTDFQPFLGAWFPFSPALFPLAGFQMGGGHWRSTAVGAEGIEGLVAEGYSPSSLGGGGAGRRKRKRCGECVPCRRQTNCEQCSSCRNRKRGHQICKYRKCEELKRKPGGPGFDSRVSGFDLRGSDFTLGLAQERSNGTLDG
- the LOC116714528 gene encoding SH2 domain-containing protein 4A, encoding MLAQILKEMWVDPEVLEALSEEQKRVLFLKMREEQVRRWRVREEKEEREGRTNRNTKPKKASSKQVSWLLSRDGDVSVTIIGEVDEFRSSKVLQNHMNRLLSDNRNCIQTADLLPGSDAQQLSIKDDAKLPLTDVNEDPGTLINQSSEEEVADCSTDEDPKDPDDDDSSENEIDLNLVYRPHFRRSLLLQSHQSEAERVTPQDGETRWRRETSENEGRVAHLKKAFADDACSKPPACKKPPIPVKPAHLQKSGTALVH